One window from the genome of Desulforamulus ruminis DSM 2154 encodes:
- a CDS encoding DUF5412 domain-containing protein, translated as MKPINTDTEEEIKKAKRRALAVLALFPLSFLTLLAYGIYWGFFDMSHLPKQELLTAVDSPDGAYTVKAYLCNAGATTAYAVLGELHFNKVNKKPKNIYWNYREEHAKIEWIDPDTVVINGQRLKVPGQSYDYRKN; from the coding sequence ATGAAGCCAATCAATACCGACACAGAGGAAGAGATTAAAAAGGCCAAAAGACGAGCCTTGGCGGTACTGGCTTTATTTCCCTTGTCTTTTTTGACTCTGCTTGCTTATGGAATTTATTGGGGTTTTTTTGATATGAGCCACCTGCCAAAACAAGAATTGCTTACAGCGGTTGACTCACCGGACGGAGCTTATACGGTTAAAGCGTATTTATGCAACGCTGGGGCAACCACCGCTTATGCGGTTTTAGGGGAATTGCATTTTAATAAAGTAAATAAAAAACCAAAGAACATTTATTGGAATTACCGGGAAGAACATGCAAAAATAGAATGGATTGATCCGGATACGGTGGTTATTAACGGTCAAAGGCTTAAGGTTCCCGGTCAGTCTTACGATTATAGAAAAAATTAA
- a CDS encoding AAA family ATPase: MAFLKEVRFNWDQVQNKKEYPFNIPALQEIQSLNLDYNVVFFVGENGTGKSTLLEALAHKCGFATMGGGRNNILEDRRGNFSLEEILTLSWFPKVDKGFFLRAESFFNFANYLDDMAEEFGGIIYASYGGKPLQQQSHGESFITLFQNRFKQKGIYLLDEPEAALSPQRQLAFLRTIWELEHTGKAQFIIATHSPILLSYPNSCILSFDEKALMPKEYQDTEHFQLTRDFLNNPKAFLDKLLR; encoded by the coding sequence ATGGCTTTTTTAAAGGAAGTCCGGTTTAATTGGGACCAAGTCCAAAATAAAAAGGAATACCCCTTTAACATTCCTGCTTTACAGGAAATCCAAAGTTTAAACCTGGATTACAATGTGGTCTTTTTTGTGGGGGAGAACGGGACGGGAAAATCAACCCTGCTGGAAGCCCTGGCCCATAAATGCGGCTTTGCAACCATGGGCGGGGGAAGAAATAATATTTTAGAAGATCGGAGAGGGAATTTTTCTCTGGAGGAGATTTTGACCCTTTCCTGGTTTCCTAAAGTGGATAAAGGCTTTTTCTTAAGGGCCGAGAGCTTTTTTAATTTTGCCAACTATCTGGATGACATGGCCGAAGAGTTTGGGGGAATTATCTATGCTTCCTATGGAGGAAAACCCCTTCAGCAGCAATCCCATGGCGAGTCTTTTATCACCTTATTCCAGAACCGTTTTAAGCAAAAAGGCATCTATCTCCTGGATGAACCGGAAGCAGCCCTTTCTCCCCAACGTCAACTGGCCTTTCTAAGAACCATATGGGAGTTGGAACATACGGGAAAGGCTCAATTCATCATCGCCACCCATTCTCCCATTTTATTGTCTTATCCCAACAGTTGTATCCTGAGTTTTGATGAAAAGGCCCTAATGCCAAAGGAGTATCAGGACACCGAACACTTTCAGCTAACCAGAGATTTTTTAAATAATCCCAAGGCTTTCCTGGATAAATTGTTAAGGTAA